In a genomic window of Ranitomeya imitator isolate aRanImi1 chromosome 5, aRanImi1.pri, whole genome shotgun sequence:
- the LOC138680881 gene encoding probable G-protein coupled receptor 148 translates to MNSSGCAVSLMSQRDVGNFTQNVASVSLYLNPDWISLPFHSEMRIFLLPTAVCFVAAILVTPPILFSIFSNFNLRQETRFLLLGNALLSDLIYLILYTISSICNMTNIYIPKSMCALLLFSLAVTYGGGVLTAAGMVVDTYLAILWPLHYVILLPPSRTRKLIALLWFSSCLFAGVLFLVLYFTQKPVPCQYDLCSLPVILLITLHGDQAIRLCHIFFIIGFILCFSMILCCYIFLCYKTRESGMWKGVSSRASVTFLMHHVILGFYFCPLLLLLAESLLYINKVISVEIGMLITMTICNVLIVLPKGVSPFLYGFRYREIYKSLRLFCKFRRHGLVAPANRYT, encoded by the coding sequence ATGAACTCTTCAGGCTGTGCCGTGTCTCTGATGTCACAAAGAGATGTGGGAAATTTCACCCAAAATGTGGCCAGCGTATCTCTCTACTTGAATCCAGATTGGATATCACTTCCCTTCCACTCGGAGATGAGGATCTTTCTGCTTCCTACCGCTGTCTGCTTTGTAGCTGCCATTTTAGTGACACCTCCAATtttgttttccatcttctccaaCTTCAACCTGCGTCAAGAAACTCGGTTCCTTCTCCTTGGAAATGCTCTTTTATCGGATTTAATATATCTGATCCTGTACACCATAAGCAGCATATGTAACATGACCAACATATATATCCCCAAATCCATGTGTGCCCTGCTTCTATTTTCACTGGCTGTAACATATGGTGGTGGAGTGCTCACAGCAGCAGGAATGGTGGTGGACACATACCTGGCCATTCTGTGGCCTCTACATTACGTGATCCTTCTACCTCCATCAAGAACAAGAAAGTTGATCGCCTTGCTCTGGTTTTCTTCGTGCCTCTTTGCTGGTGTCTTGTTTTTAGTCTTGTATTTTACTCAGAAACCTGTTCCATGCCAATATGATCTGTGTTCTCTTCCAGTCATACTCCTTATAACATTACATGGTGACCAGGCCATCAGGTTGTGCCATATTTTTTTCATAATCGGTTTCATTCTATGCTTTTCAATGATTTTGTGCTGCTACATATTCCTATGTTACAAAACCAGAGAAAGTGGTATGTGGAAAGGCGTTTCGTCAAGGGCCAGTGTCACGTTCCTGATGCATCATGTAATACTGGGATTTTACTTCTGTCCTCTACTTCTTCTGTTGGCAGAATCCTTACTGTACATTAATAAGGTGATCAGTGTAGAGATAGGAATGCTGATCACAATGACTATCTGTAATGTCCTCATAGTCCTGCCAAAAGGTGTATCTCCATTCCTATATGGATTCAGATACAGAGAGATATACAAATCTCTCAGGTTGTTCTGTAAATTTAGGCGGCATGGTCTTGTAGCACCAGCTAACAGATATACATGA